A genomic window from Cotesia glomerata isolate CgM1 linkage group LG7, MPM_Cglom_v2.3, whole genome shotgun sequence includes:
- the LOC123268488 gene encoding serine/threonine-protein kinase/endoribonuclease IRE1 isoform X1, with product MIFNIKMWVEAWLLYICCVLAQQDPEVTFKSLSKNRSTSLISEQDDPLLLFLTISGSFVGVGQQSGKIRWRQDNEPVVKVPYDVSHTSPMFLPDPKDGSLYFYGAGLEVFKKLPFTIPQLVAKSPCRSSDGYLYTGRKTDTWFSIDPVTGEREQLSGFDEPDNTCPLETPNTIFVGRTEYNIIMVDSKQKERKWNVTFYDYSTANIEGADDYDFVHFTTSSTGRVVTLDPRLGAVLWELDLESPVISVYTIDNDNLVSIPFTSVSEDTLNNIIERFNSKPNDIQLYPALYVGEHRHGLYALPSLVDSSTATISSNAEHLMLEGPRVISNLHQDDSQSEKISRVNSEDQKLDGRSQSNLIVLGHYKMSELKPLNQPLQITGRSDPVIQTTDLLGNSSGKITIVLSSHEQANVINSTEYRSWRKAIANSYNVSKRWINQQESKGLKLALIILAGCLIMVIWHWYVQNKELKILSQGSRENSRTSNYSGNGVMIIPEDIGGGTVKVGKIAFNIDEVLGKGCEGTFVYKGEFDGRSVAVKRLLPDCFTFADREVDLLRESDAHANVVRYFCTEQDRMFRYIALELAQATLQDYVVGKYNRKFISVKNILLQATSGLAHLHSLDIVHRDIKPHNVLLSMPGPRGEVRAMISDFGLCKKLQLGRMSFSRRSGVTGTEGWIAPEMLNGERTTCAVDIFSLGCVFYYVLSNGNHPFGDTLRRQANILCGESNLSSLTDISNSDKELALVLIKAMIDSNPTSRPPAFAIQNYPFFWISSRILNFFQDISDRVEKDDPGSFALMVLESGGERVVEKDWRACIDVEVANDLRKYRSYRGESVRDLLRALRNKKHHYRELTPEAQASLGEIPGKFTEYWLSRFPHLITHSWCVMQKFRNEPTLKDYYHTDYEFTTYPAYNVVEEISLRPLSFINNNVGTTATEATQSESLVPSWRVRNAIDWSPNRTRFRPNRKRQERRKVEGPIVWTLPSAS from the exons atgatttttaacattaagATGTGGGTGGAAGCCTGGCTGCTTTATATTTGCTGTGTGTTAGCTCAGCAGGATCCAGAGGTAACATTTAAATCTTTATCTAAA AATCGCAGTACAAGTTTAATTTCCGAGCAAGATGATCCGCTGCTGTTATTCCTTACCATCAGTGGATCGTTTGTTGGCGTAGGTCAACAGTCCGGTAAAATCCGCTGGCGCCAAGACAATGAACCTGTTGTTAAAGTTCCATATGACGTATCTCATACATCTCCGATGTTTTTACCAGATCCAAAAGACGgatctttatatttttacggAGCAGGGCTTGAAGTTTTCAAGAAGCTGCCATTTACGATACCACAATTGGTAGCAAAAAGTCCTTGTCGCAGTAGCGATGGATATCTTTACACAGGTAGGAAAACTGACACGTGGTTCAGCATTGACCCAGTCACTGGAGAACGTGAGCAGCTTTCAGGTTTTGACGAGCCTGATAACACTTGTCCACTCGAGACGCCAAACACTATTTTTGTCGGGCGTACTGAGTACAATATTATAATGGTCGATAGTAAGCAAAAGGAGCGCAAATGGAATGTCACATTCTATGATTACTCCACGGCAAATATTGAAGGAGCGGATGATTATGATTTCGTTCACTTTACGACCAGCTCAACAGGTCGTGTTGTAACGCTGGATCCAAGACTTGGAGCTGTTTTGTGGGAATTAGATCTAGAGAGTCCAGTTATTTCTGTTTACACGATTGACAATGATAATTTAGTATCCATCCCCTTTACCAGTGTCTCTGAAGatactttaaataatattattgagcGATTTAATTCCAAGCCCAATGATATTCAATTATACCCAGCGCTTTATGTAGGAGAACACAGACATGGTTTGTATGCATTACCGTCTCTTGTTGACTCTTCTACTGCGACAATATCGTCAAATGCTGAACACTTGATGCTCGAGGGTCCTCgagtaatttcaaatttacatcAAGATGATTCtcagagtgaaaaaatttcaagggTAAATTCAGAAGATCAGAAGCTAGATGGAAGATCGCAGAGTAATTTAATTGTACTGGGTCACTATAAAATGTCAGAATTAAAACCGCTGAACCAACCACTGCAGATAACTGGTCGTTCAGATCCTGTTATTCAAACGACAGATCTATTGGGTAATTCttctggaaaaattacaattgtttTATCGAGTCATGAACAAGCGAATGTTATTAATAGCACAGAATATCGCAGCTGGCGTAAAGCTATTGCTAATAGTTATAACGTTAGCAAACGTTGGATAAATCAACAAGAAAGTAAAGGACTGAAGTTGGCTCTCATTATTCTCGCTGGATGTCTTATCATGGTGATATGGCACTGGTATGTTCAGAATAAAGAGCTGAAGATTTTATCTCAAGGCTCGAGAGAAAACAGTCGGACTAGTAATTACAGTGGTAATGGAGTTATGATAATACCTGAAGATATTGGTGGTGGCACtgtaaaagttggaaaaataGCATTCAATATTGATGAAGTATTGGGTAAAGGTTGCGAGGGAACGTTTGTTTATAAAGGAGAATTTGATGGCAGGTCTGTAGCAGTTAAACGTCTTTTACCTGATTGTTTTACATTTGCCGATCGTGAAGTCGATTTGCTGAGAGAGTCAGACGCTCATGCCAATGTTGTCAGATATTTTTGTACAGAGCAAGACCGTATGTTTCGATATATTGCTCTTGAATTAGCTCAAGCTACATTGCAAGATTACGTTGTCGGGAAATATAATCGTAAATTTATATCTGTGAAGAATATTTTGCTACAAGCAACTTCTGGGCTTGCTCATTTACACTCTTTGGATATAG ttCACAGAGATATTAAACCTCATAATGTTTTGCTCTCGATGCCAGGGCCTCGTGGTGAGGTCAGAGCTATGATTTCAGACTTTGGATTATGCAAAAAATTACAACTAGGCCGAATGTCATTTTCCCGTAGATCTGGTGTGACTGGTACAGAGGGATGGATTGCACCTGAAATGTTGAATGGTGAACGTACAACCTGCGCTGTTGATATATTTTCTCTAGGTtgtgtattttattatgttttatcCAATGGTAATCATCCATTTGGCGATACCTTGAGAAGACAAGCCAACATACTGTGTGGAGAGAGCAACCTGTCCTCGCTTACTGATATTAGTAATAGTGATAAAGAACTTGCATTGGTATTAATCAAGGCGATGATTGACAGTAATCCTACTAGTAGACCTCCAGCATTTGCAATACAAAATTATCCATTCTTTTGGATTTCATCACGTATTCTTAATTTCTTTCAg GACATCAGTGATAGAGTTGAGAAAGATGATCCAGGTAGTTTTGCATTGATGGTCCTAGAATCTGGAGGCGAACGGGTCGTTGAAAAAGATTGGCGAGCTTGTATCGATGTTGAAGTGGCTAATGATCTTAGAAAGTACAGAAGCTATCGTGGTGAAAGTGTCAGAGATCTTCTCCGTGCGCTTAGAAATaaa aaaCATCATTATCGAGAATTAACGCCTGAAGCGCAAGCCAGTCTTGGTGAAATCCCTGGAAAATTTACAGAATACTGGTTATCAAGATTTCCACACTTGATAACTCACAGTTGGTGTGTAATGCAAAAATTCCGGAATGAACCAACTTTAAAAGATTATTATCATACAGATTACGAGTTTACGACTTATCCCGCGTATAATGTTGTTGAAGAAATATCTCTTCGACctttatcatttataaataataatgtaggAACGACAGCAACAGAAGCTACGCAATCAGAATCTCTGGTGCCCTCATGGAGGGTTCGTAATGCCATTGATTGGAGTCCTAATCGTACTAGGTTCCGACCTAACAGAAAAAGACAAGAGAGACGAAAAGTTGAAGGTCCAATTGTCTGGACTCTACCGTCCGCCAGTTAA
- the LOC123268488 gene encoding serine/threonine-protein kinase/endoribonuclease IRE1 isoform X2, whose product MIFNIKMWVEAWLLYICCVLAQQDPENRSTSLISEQDDPLLLFLTISGSFVGVGQQSGKIRWRQDNEPVVKVPYDVSHTSPMFLPDPKDGSLYFYGAGLEVFKKLPFTIPQLVAKSPCRSSDGYLYTGRKTDTWFSIDPVTGEREQLSGFDEPDNTCPLETPNTIFVGRTEYNIIMVDSKQKERKWNVTFYDYSTANIEGADDYDFVHFTTSSTGRVVTLDPRLGAVLWELDLESPVISVYTIDNDNLVSIPFTSVSEDTLNNIIERFNSKPNDIQLYPALYVGEHRHGLYALPSLVDSSTATISSNAEHLMLEGPRVISNLHQDDSQSEKISRVNSEDQKLDGRSQSNLIVLGHYKMSELKPLNQPLQITGRSDPVIQTTDLLGNSSGKITIVLSSHEQANVINSTEYRSWRKAIANSYNVSKRWINQQESKGLKLALIILAGCLIMVIWHWYVQNKELKILSQGSRENSRTSNYSGNGVMIIPEDIGGGTVKVGKIAFNIDEVLGKGCEGTFVYKGEFDGRSVAVKRLLPDCFTFADREVDLLRESDAHANVVRYFCTEQDRMFRYIALELAQATLQDYVVGKYNRKFISVKNILLQATSGLAHLHSLDIVHRDIKPHNVLLSMPGPRGEVRAMISDFGLCKKLQLGRMSFSRRSGVTGTEGWIAPEMLNGERTTCAVDIFSLGCVFYYVLSNGNHPFGDTLRRQANILCGESNLSSLTDISNSDKELALVLIKAMIDSNPTSRPPAFAIQNYPFFWISSRILNFFQDISDRVEKDDPGSFALMVLESGGERVVEKDWRACIDVEVANDLRKYRSYRGESVRDLLRALRNKKHHYRELTPEAQASLGEIPGKFTEYWLSRFPHLITHSWCVMQKFRNEPTLKDYYHTDYEFTTYPAYNVVEEISLRPLSFINNNVGTTATEATQSESLVPSWRVRNAIDWSPNRTRFRPNRKRQERRKVEGPIVWTLPSAS is encoded by the exons atgatttttaacattaagATGTGGGTGGAAGCCTGGCTGCTTTATATTTGCTGTGTGTTAGCTCAGCAGGATCCAGAG AATCGCAGTACAAGTTTAATTTCCGAGCAAGATGATCCGCTGCTGTTATTCCTTACCATCAGTGGATCGTTTGTTGGCGTAGGTCAACAGTCCGGTAAAATCCGCTGGCGCCAAGACAATGAACCTGTTGTTAAAGTTCCATATGACGTATCTCATACATCTCCGATGTTTTTACCAGATCCAAAAGACGgatctttatatttttacggAGCAGGGCTTGAAGTTTTCAAGAAGCTGCCATTTACGATACCACAATTGGTAGCAAAAAGTCCTTGTCGCAGTAGCGATGGATATCTTTACACAGGTAGGAAAACTGACACGTGGTTCAGCATTGACCCAGTCACTGGAGAACGTGAGCAGCTTTCAGGTTTTGACGAGCCTGATAACACTTGTCCACTCGAGACGCCAAACACTATTTTTGTCGGGCGTACTGAGTACAATATTATAATGGTCGATAGTAAGCAAAAGGAGCGCAAATGGAATGTCACATTCTATGATTACTCCACGGCAAATATTGAAGGAGCGGATGATTATGATTTCGTTCACTTTACGACCAGCTCAACAGGTCGTGTTGTAACGCTGGATCCAAGACTTGGAGCTGTTTTGTGGGAATTAGATCTAGAGAGTCCAGTTATTTCTGTTTACACGATTGACAATGATAATTTAGTATCCATCCCCTTTACCAGTGTCTCTGAAGatactttaaataatattattgagcGATTTAATTCCAAGCCCAATGATATTCAATTATACCCAGCGCTTTATGTAGGAGAACACAGACATGGTTTGTATGCATTACCGTCTCTTGTTGACTCTTCTACTGCGACAATATCGTCAAATGCTGAACACTTGATGCTCGAGGGTCCTCgagtaatttcaaatttacatcAAGATGATTCtcagagtgaaaaaatttcaagggTAAATTCAGAAGATCAGAAGCTAGATGGAAGATCGCAGAGTAATTTAATTGTACTGGGTCACTATAAAATGTCAGAATTAAAACCGCTGAACCAACCACTGCAGATAACTGGTCGTTCAGATCCTGTTATTCAAACGACAGATCTATTGGGTAATTCttctggaaaaattacaattgtttTATCGAGTCATGAACAAGCGAATGTTATTAATAGCACAGAATATCGCAGCTGGCGTAAAGCTATTGCTAATAGTTATAACGTTAGCAAACGTTGGATAAATCAACAAGAAAGTAAAGGACTGAAGTTGGCTCTCATTATTCTCGCTGGATGTCTTATCATGGTGATATGGCACTGGTATGTTCAGAATAAAGAGCTGAAGATTTTATCTCAAGGCTCGAGAGAAAACAGTCGGACTAGTAATTACAGTGGTAATGGAGTTATGATAATACCTGAAGATATTGGTGGTGGCACtgtaaaagttggaaaaataGCATTCAATATTGATGAAGTATTGGGTAAAGGTTGCGAGGGAACGTTTGTTTATAAAGGAGAATTTGATGGCAGGTCTGTAGCAGTTAAACGTCTTTTACCTGATTGTTTTACATTTGCCGATCGTGAAGTCGATTTGCTGAGAGAGTCAGACGCTCATGCCAATGTTGTCAGATATTTTTGTACAGAGCAAGACCGTATGTTTCGATATATTGCTCTTGAATTAGCTCAAGCTACATTGCAAGATTACGTTGTCGGGAAATATAATCGTAAATTTATATCTGTGAAGAATATTTTGCTACAAGCAACTTCTGGGCTTGCTCATTTACACTCTTTGGATATAG ttCACAGAGATATTAAACCTCATAATGTTTTGCTCTCGATGCCAGGGCCTCGTGGTGAGGTCAGAGCTATGATTTCAGACTTTGGATTATGCAAAAAATTACAACTAGGCCGAATGTCATTTTCCCGTAGATCTGGTGTGACTGGTACAGAGGGATGGATTGCACCTGAAATGTTGAATGGTGAACGTACAACCTGCGCTGTTGATATATTTTCTCTAGGTtgtgtattttattatgttttatcCAATGGTAATCATCCATTTGGCGATACCTTGAGAAGACAAGCCAACATACTGTGTGGAGAGAGCAACCTGTCCTCGCTTACTGATATTAGTAATAGTGATAAAGAACTTGCATTGGTATTAATCAAGGCGATGATTGACAGTAATCCTACTAGTAGACCTCCAGCATTTGCAATACAAAATTATCCATTCTTTTGGATTTCATCACGTATTCTTAATTTCTTTCAg GACATCAGTGATAGAGTTGAGAAAGATGATCCAGGTAGTTTTGCATTGATGGTCCTAGAATCTGGAGGCGAACGGGTCGTTGAAAAAGATTGGCGAGCTTGTATCGATGTTGAAGTGGCTAATGATCTTAGAAAGTACAGAAGCTATCGTGGTGAAAGTGTCAGAGATCTTCTCCGTGCGCTTAGAAATaaa aaaCATCATTATCGAGAATTAACGCCTGAAGCGCAAGCCAGTCTTGGTGAAATCCCTGGAAAATTTACAGAATACTGGTTATCAAGATTTCCACACTTGATAACTCACAGTTGGTGTGTAATGCAAAAATTCCGGAATGAACCAACTTTAAAAGATTATTATCATACAGATTACGAGTTTACGACTTATCCCGCGTATAATGTTGTTGAAGAAATATCTCTTCGACctttatcatttataaataataatgtaggAACGACAGCAACAGAAGCTACGCAATCAGAATCTCTGGTGCCCTCATGGAGGGTTCGTAATGCCATTGATTGGAGTCCTAATCGTACTAGGTTCCGACCTAACAGAAAAAGACAAGAGAGACGAAAAGTTGAAGGTCCAATTGTCTGGACTCTACCGTCCGCCAGTTAA